One stretch of Psilocybe cubensis strain MGC-MH-2018 chromosome 6, whole genome shotgun sequence DNA includes these proteins:
- a CDS encoding 60S ribosomal protein L4-B, with protein sequence MASRPTVNVHTSSGEASTSLPLPAVLTAPIRLDVVQQVHKSIAKNKRQAYAVSEKAGHQTSAESWGTGRAVARIPRVGGGGTHRSGQAAFGNMCRGGRMFAPTKTWRKWHVKVNQNQRRFAVVSALAASALPSLVLARGHRIEQIEEVPLVVEDASESFTKTKQAVALLKSLNAYADVVKVSNSRKLRAGKGKLRNRRHRQRRGPLVVYNEDKGIVKAFRNLPGVELVNVRRLNLLQLAPGGHLGRFVIWTSGAFALLDEVFGTTEKASTYKKDYILPTAKITNPDVTRLINSDEIQSVVRPAGQKVQKRPWTQKKNPLVNKAVLFRLNPYAKTLRRQEILKQERLKAKNAAKPKQPAAASKTFLENLFAP encoded by the exons ATGGCCTCAAGACCCACTGTCAACGTCCACACCTCCTCCGGGG AGGCCTCCACCTCCCTTCCTCTCCCCGCGGTCCTCACCGCCCCCATCAGGCTCGATGTCGTCCAACAGGTCCACA AGAGCATTGCTAAAAACAAGAGACAGGCCTACGCCGTGAGCGAGAAAGCTGGTCACCAGACAAGTGCTGAGTCCTGGGGTACTGGTCGTGCTGTTGCCCGTATCCCCCgtgtcggaggaggaggaacccACCGTTCCGGCCAG GCTGCCTTCGGTAACATGTGCCGTGGAGGACGCATGTTCGCCCCCACCAAGACATGGCGCAAGTGGCACGTCAAGGTCAACCAGAACCAACGCCGTTTCGCCGTTGTTTCTGCCCTTGCTGCCTCTGCCCTCCCCTCGCTCGTTCTCGCTCGTGGCCACCGCATCGAGCAGATCGAGGAAGTTCCCCTCGTTGTTGAGGATGCCTCTGAGTCTTTCACCAAGACCAAGCAGGCTGTTGCCCTCCTCAAGTCCCTCAACGCCTATGCCGACGTTGTCAAGGTTTCCAACTCCCGCAAACTCCGTGCTGGCAAAGGAAAACTCAGGAACCGCAGACATCGCCAACGCCGTGGTCCTCTTGTTGTCTACAATGAGGACAAGGGCATTGTCAAGGCTTTCCGCAACTTGCCCGGTGTTGAGCTCGTCAACGTCAGGCGCctgaacctcctccagcTCGCTCCCGGAGGACACCTTGGCCGTTTCGTTATCTGGACCTCCGGTGCCTTTGCTCTTCTTGACGAGGTCTTCGGCACCACCGAGAAGGCCTCCACCTACAAGAAGGATTACAT CCTCCCTACCGCTAAGATCACCAACCCTGATGTCACCCGCCTCATCAACAGCGACGAGATTCAATCCGTCGTCCGCCCTGCTGGCCAGAAGGTCCAGAAGCGCCCCTGGACACAGAAGAAAAACCCCCTTGTCAACAAGGCCGTCCTCTTCCGTCTCAACCCCTATGCCAAGACTCTCCGAAGGCAAGAGATCC TCAAGCAGGAGCGCTTGAAGGCCAAGAACGCCGCAAAGCCCAAGCAACCCGCTGCCGCTTCCAAGACCTTCCTCGAGAACCTCTTCGCTCCCTAG
- a CDS encoding Short-chain dehydrogenase, producing MAETKVILVTGSNTGIGFELVRLLAEKGHIVYIGARNEIAGRGAQQTLNADGLTNVKFVLIDVNNHETVKHAGDEIERTEGRLDVLVNNAAISKFEDNQHPSSISESTLREVMETNFFGLVLTTTVFVPLMRKSSAPVILNVSSALGSNTVQSHTAARLGRPVVAYRASKAAVNAYTIALSQELQSEGFRVNTITPGLVSSKINDFAEEGKSLKEGALSLLPFTLLDKDGPTGKFFDWEGKEMPW from the exons ATGGCAGAAACCAAAGTCATTCTAGTGACAG GCAGTAATACCGGAATTGGATTCGAGTTGGTTCGTCTTCTTGCAGAGAAAGGCCATATCGTGTATATAGGAGCAAGAAACGAGATTGCTGGTAGAGGAGCACA ACAGACACTCAACGCAGACGGCCTAACAAATGTCAAATTTGTCTTGATAGACGTAAACAACCACGAGACCGTTAAGCATGCAGGAGATGAAATCGAAAGGACTGAAGGCCGACTTGACGTGCTCGTAAACAACGCCGCAATTTCCAAGTTTGAGGATAATCAGCATCCTTCAAGTATTTCGGAATCTACACTTCGAGAGGTGATGGAAACCAACTTCTTTGGCCTCGTTCTGACGACGACCGTCTTCGTTCCTCTCATGCGGAAGTCGTCGGCGCCTGTCATTTTGAACGTGTCTAGTGCCTTGGGCTCAAACACTGTGCAGTCACATACGGCTGCTAGGCTTGGACGGCCGGTGGTTGCTTATCGCGCTAGCAAGGCCGCCGTCAACGCATACACGATCGCGCTGTCGCAAGAGCTCCAGTCTGAGGGATTCAGGGTAAACACAATCACCCCAGGCCTAGTGTCATCTAAGATAAATGACTTTGCAGAGGAGGGTAAGTCTCTGAAGGAAGGTGCGCTCTCTTTGCTGCCCTTTACACTGCTGGATAAGGATGGTCCAACTGGAAAATTTTTCGACTGGGAGGGAAAAGAGATGCCTTGGTAG
- a CDS encoding G patch domain-containing protein 4 → MPLEAHDYLVSQGWGGKGTGLRQGAISRPIAIPMKKNLAGLGKDRDEAFPFWDHLYTAAAKSITIKYVSDDEGDGGEASTSKSAPLRKTATGILSTRRPIDGAPAHSGNTTPNEGDSDSQTPRLSLMAQAQREAAKRRLYANFFRGPVLGPEAIAEEEKRLADLVSKTFEKQHSAVQSMIVTEHIEIQTATDKMVIDLEVSNSSTGKRKVHGAEEASSEEEEDEASRKERKRKRKEEKQMKEKNMAKQRRRKEKRAKQETALESSDDSSHSPSKKSDSVDNIERRRKKEEKRRIKALRKQLNVVNIKPTDAEKADCNGTKTKASKQKHSKSPNADKEENENFDKKRKKRRRNSSDESS, encoded by the exons ATGCCTTTAGAAGCACACGACTATCTGGTCTCTCAAGGATGgggaggaaaaggaactGGGCTTCGACAAGGAGCTATCTCCAGACCTATAGCGATCCCGATGAAAAAAAATCTAGCAGGGCTTGGAAAGGATCGTGACGAAGCGTTTCCCTTCTGGGACCA CTTGTACACCGCGGCTGCGAAGTCCATTACGATTAAATATGTCAGCGACGACGAAGGAGACGGTGGCGAGGCGTCA ACTTCCAAAAGCGCACCTTTGAGGAAGACTGCTACTGGAATTCTTTCCACTCGCCGTCCCATCGATGGAGCTCCCGCGCATTCAGGCAATACAACACCAAATGAAGGGGATTCAGATTCCCAGACCCCCCGTCTGTCTTTGATGGCGCAGGCTCAGCGTGAGGCTGCCAAACGTCGATTGTACGCCAATTTCTTCCGAGGGCCCGTTCTTGGACCTGAAGCTATAGCCGAGGAAGAGAAACGACTTGCCGACCTTGTTTCGAAAACGTTTGAAAAGCAACATTCTGCTGTTCAGAGCATGATCGTGACAGAACACATTGAAATTCAGACTGCTACTGATAAAATGGTGATTGACCTCGAGGTTTCCAATTCGTCAACCGGAAAAAGGAAGGTTCACGGCGCAGAGGAGGCATCAagtgaggaagaggaagatgaggcaTCAAGAAAAGAGCGTAAAcggaagagaaaggaagagaagcagatgaaggaaaagaacaTGGCTAAACAGAGGCgaaggaaggagaagagggcaAAGCAAGAAACTGCTCTCGAGTCCTCAGATGATTCATCCCATTCACCTTCAAAAAAGAGCGATTCTGTCGACAACATCGAACGTCGGaggaaaaaggaagaaaagagaagaattAAAGCACTGCGAAAGCAACTAAATGTCGTCAACATAAAACCTACAGATGCGGAAAAGGCTGACTGTAATGGAACAAAAACCAAAGCCTCGAAACAGAAACATTCAAAGTCACCAAACGCCGACAAAGAGGAAAACGAAAATTTTGacaagaaaaggaagaaacgGAGACGAAACAGCTCTGACGAGTCTAGCTAG
- a CDS encoding Acetylxylan esterase: protein MTKALSAFVLAASVLAARAIPTAAPTSPCADVHIIAARASTEAPGPGIIGALVTQVQNASKQTISTDSVVYPATLTNYASSSAQGTQATISMLTAQANACPSQKIVLVGYSQGAHIIGDAVAGGGGVAGLGPATPPVAASISDRVVAMIQMGDPRHVPGQSFDRGTSLRDGLFPRLPSQQYSATLQPRILSFCDFNDPFCDSGADLEVHLTYLDRDQNTAAQFILSQIGG, encoded by the exons ATGACAAAAGCACTTTCCGCCTTCGTCCTTGCAGCGTCCGTTCTCGCAGCGCGCGCAATCCCAACAGCCGCGCCGACCAGTCCCTGCGCGGATGTACACATCATCGCGGCGCGCGCGTCGACTGAGGCTCCTGGGCCCGGGATCATTGGCGCGTTGGTCACGCAAGTCCAGAATGCGAGCAAGCAGACTATATCCACGGACTCGGTAGTATACCCGGCGACGCTCACTAACTACGCGAGCAGCTCTGCGCAGGGCACGCAGGCGACTATCAGCATGCTCACGGCGCAGGCGAATGCTTGTCCCAGCCAGAAGATTGTCCTCGTTGGTTACTCTCAG GGTGCACACATTATAGGAGACGCTGttgcaggaggaggaggagttgcTGGTTTGGGGCCTGCTACACCCCCAGTGGCCGCCAGCATCTCCGACAGAG TCGTCGCCATGATCCAAATGGGAGACCCACGACACGTCCCCGGCCAGTCCTTCGACCGCGGCACCTCCCTGCGCGATGGGCTCTTCCCGCGCCTGCCGAGTCAGCAGTACAGCGCAACGCTCCAGCCGCGTATACTCTCATTCTGCGACTTTAACGACCCGTTCTGCGACTCGGGTGCGGATCTGGAGGTCCATTTGACCTACCTCGACCGCGATCAAAATACAGCTGCTCAGTTCATCCTTTCTCAAATCGGAGGGTGA
- a CDS encoding putative thymidylate synthase yields the protein MPFIAEDARRPGHTHVLLITTGSVASIKAPLIVKELLSYSNVLVQVAASKSSLEFYKKEDVERAGSRVWTDDDEWTGTFKIGDPILHIELRRWADIVLVAPCSANTLSKIAHGLCDNLITSLMRALSPSTPTYLFPAMNTLMYEHPLTAEHLRVVRDVVGYNVVGPIGKHLACGDIGVGAMTEWKDIVKIVVDRFQLAPKESAP from the exons ATGCCCTTCATCGCGGAAGATGCTCGAAGGCCAGGCCACACTCATGTCCTCCTAATCACCACCGGAAGCGTTGCATCTATAAAAGCTCCATTAATCGTGAAAGAGTTGCTGAGT TATTCCAATGTCCTCGTGCAAGTAGCCGCATCCAAATCTTCACTCGAGTTCTACAAAAAGGAGGATGTAGAACGAGCAGGTTCGAGGGTATGGACCGATGACGACGAATGGACG GGAACCTTCAAAATCGGCGACCCTATCCTACACATCGAACTTCGCCGCTGGGCAGACATCGTCTTGGTCGCCCCATGTTCCGCAAACACACTGTCCAAGATTGCCCACGGCCTGTGCGATAACCTCATC ACATCGCTTATGCGTGCGCTCTCGCCATCGACGCCGACGTATCTGTTTCCGGCGATGAACACGCTGATGTACGAGCATCCGCTGACTGCAGAGCATCTGAGGGTTGTGAGGGACGTCGTGGGATATAACGTCGTTGGCCCTATTGGCAAGCATCTCGCTTGTGGAGATATTG GAGTGGGAGCTATGACTGAATGGAAGGATATAGTAAAAATTGTCGTCGACCGTTTTCAACTTGCACCGAAGGAATCAGCACCTTGA
- a CDS encoding CBK1 kinase activator protein MOB2 — MFSTNRNRAPRARRSPTPSGGQGPVRKDSGGPPPSRSPSPGAQNPSKPLYLCTPFADAALVKGNFKTIVMLPKYTDIMEWVAVNIFDFYTNLNEFYGVIAETCTQHSCPTMSGGPSLNYVWTHQGGKQANLPAPTYIDYVMTSIQNLIDDENIFPTKSNQAFHPSFPATVRTVYRQLLRVFAHIYHAHYPQILHLRSEPHFNSLFAHFLAFGREYELLEVRDIKGEPNAPVGVGLLWERWKEKGILES; from the exons ATGTTCTCAACCAACCGCAATCGCGCGCCGCGAGCGAGGCGGTCGCCGACGCCCTCTGGTGGCCAGGGCCCTGTCAGGAAGGACTCTGGTGGGCCGCCGCCGTCGAGGTCGCCGTCGCCTGGTGCCCAGAACCCCTCGAAACCCCTGTACCTCTGCACACCCTTCGCTGACGCTGCCCTCGTCAAGGGCAACTTCAAGACGATCGTCATGCTCCCCAAGTACACCGACATCATGGAGTGGGTCGCTGTGAACA TTTTCGACTTTTATACCAACCTGAACGAGTTTTATGGTGTTATTGCGGAGACGTGCACGCAGCACTCGTGTCCGACGATGAGTGGTGGCCCCTC ATTAAACTACGTGTGGACACACCAAGGAGGAAAGCAAGCAAACCTGCCCGCACCTACATACATCGACTACGTGATGACGTCCATCCAGAAcctcatcgacgacgaaAACATCTTCCCCACAAAATCAA ACCAAGCATTCCACCCCTCCTTCCCCGCAACGGTCAGGACGGTGTACCGCCAGCTTCTGCGCGTCTTTGCGCACATCTATCACGCGCACTACCCGCAGATCCTGCACCTGCGCTCCGAGCCGCACTTCAACTCGCTCTTCGCGCACTTCCTCGCGTTCGGGCGCGAGTACGAGCTGCTCGAGGTGCGCGATATCAAGGGCGAGCCGAACGCACCCGTTGGCGTCGGCCTCCTTTGGGAGCGGTGGAAGGAGAAGGGCATCTTGGAGAGCTGA
- a CDS encoding Maintenance of ploidy protein mob2 — MSFFNSIRSMTRSQRPPKRATTPTSATFSPTEMLPPPSPVVSSPRTPPVPRPLYLSSPFVEAALVKGNFKTIVMLPKYVDIMEWVALNIFDFYTNLNEFYGVITECCTQQSCPTMSAGQTLNYTWINHDRKSVNLPAPTYIDYVMTWIQNLLNDEATFPTKSGHDFPPSFPSTVKHVYRQLLRVFAHIYHAHFHQLLHLRSEPHFNSLFAHFLAFGREYELLEMKDVKGSPSAPVGVGQLWEKWRDMGILEG, encoded by the exons ATGTCATTTTTCAACTCGATCAG GTCTATGACGCGCTCTCAGCGTCCTCCTAAACGGGCAACTACACCGACTTCTGCAACCTTTTCGCCTACGGAGATGTTACCTCCTCCCAGCCCTGTTGTCTCGTCGCCAAGAACTCCTCCAGTTCCGAGGCCCCTGTACCTGTCCAGCCCTTTTGTTGAAGCAGCGCTAGTCAAGGGAAACTTTAAGACAATCGTCATGCTACCAAAATACGTTGATATCATGGAATGGGTGGCTTTGAATA TCTTCGACTTTTACACCAACCTGAACGAGTTTTATGGTGTCATCACGGAATGCTGCACACAACAATCTTGTCCTACAATGTCTGCTGGCCAGAC ATTGAATTATACCTGGATTAATCACGACCGCAAAAGTGTTAACCTTCCTGCTCCAACATACATTGACTATGTTATGACATGGATTCAAAATTTACTGAACGATGAGGCAACATTTCCTACGAAATCAG GTCACGATTTCCCTCCCTCATTTCCTTCTACTGTGAAGCACGTATATAGACAACTTCTTCGCGTCTTTGCGCACATATACCACGCACACTTCCATCAACTTCTCCACCTCCGCTCCGAACCGCATTTCAACTCGCTATTCGCCCACTTCTTGGCCTTTGGCCGTGAATACGAATTGCTTGAGATGAAAGATGTCAAGGGCTCACCATCAGCCCCGGTTGGTGTCGGCCAGCTCTGGGAGAAGTGGCGAGACATGGGCATCCTGGAGGGTTGA
- a CDS encoding Aldehyde oxidase GLOX, translating to MFLTLSLLALCFALHPALAVTAGSFGDGGQTLISAMMMFVGNNKKVYMLDKAEGNAAQINGHPAWGAVWDMDTHEVAVMDVRTNTFCSSGMHLPNGSFVTFGGNGAVGRGGALGSQLNPGNVSAAWDAVYQDFDGTRSIRILNPCTDSDDFSSPQCAWFDEPSILSMQKSRWYSAAEATGDGEIVIIGGFVNGGYVNRIYPVIDPAANPEAEYTYEYYPPRPNPPQTFQFLLNTSGLNAYAHTFLMPSGKMFVQANLSTVLWDHTTNTETPLPPMPNGVARVYPASGATAMLPLTPANNYTPTILFCGGSAMTEFQYGDYRFPFSDTWNIPASQDCQRITPEPQGGMVPAYIPDDNMLEGRTMGQFIILPNGLFLLVNGGLNGTAGYSSNGTLTTPDVSQMPFGQSLASGPVGTPAIYDPNAPAGSRWSNEGLSTSSIARLYHSSAILLPDASVLIAGSNPNIDVNLTTIYPTQYQAEIFYPPYFSAPTRPVPSGVPTTLSYGGDPFDIAISANSYTGTANDAANSTTVVVTRGGFTTHAMNMGQRLLQLNNTFTVNSDGTFTLHVAQLPPNPNLFQPGPAFLFVNIHGIPSNGTYLIVGNGQIGAQPLAPLSVLPDSVFLDSTTGSNSTTSSDGSTPAKKTNLAAIIGGVVATIAVLGVIVSAVSICTTREKRQPVPTVSYPIAQGTNRFGSGLPSGGGDTMRSERSALFPLQQQPNDSYGWNPSTTSNYQQPYSDAASHQPNYEYDPYASSPYPAFRQAPKNGGPPYRF from the exons ATGTTTCTCACTCTCTCCTTGCTTGCGTTATGCTTTGCTCTGCACCCAGCCCTTGCGGTAACGGCTGGATCTTTTGGGGATGGAGGTCAGACGCTGATAAGTGCGATGATG ATGTTTGTAGGAAATAACAAAAAGGTGTATATGCTTGATAAAGCAGAGGGTAATGCAGCTCAAATCAATGGACACCCGGCATGGGGTGCCGTTTG GGACATGGATACCCACGAAGTAGCTGTCATGGACGTGAGGACAAATacattttgctcttcaggGATGCATCTTCCGAATGGATCATTTGTTACGTTTGGAGGAAATGGGGCAGTTGGACGGGGAGGAGCCTTGGGGTCACAACTCAATCCTGGAAACGTTTCAGCGGCATGGGACGCCGTATACCAAGATTTCGACGGGACCCGGTCAATCAGAATTCTGAATCCGTGTACAGATTCTGACGACTTCTCCTCTCCCCAATGTGCTTGGTTCGATGAGCCATCGATTCTGTCGATGCAAAAAAGTCGGTGGTACTCCGCTGCAGAGGCGACGGGAGATGGGGAGATTGTGATCATTGGCGGCTTCGTCAACGGTGGATATGTCAATCGAATATACCCAGTTATTGACCCAGCGGCAAACCCTGAAGCAGAGTATACATATGAATATTATCCACCAAGGCCAAAtcctcctcaaaccttccagTTTCTGCTTAACACGTCTGGGCTCAATGCATATGCACATACCTTTTTGATGCCATCTGGAAAGATGTTCGTGCAGGCCAATTTGTCGACAG TTCTATGGGACCACACAACCAACACAGAAACGCCTCTTCCACCCATGCCTAATGGTGTGGCTCGCGTGTATCCCGCCTCTGGTGCAACTGCGATGTTACCACTCACCCCGGCAAATAATTATACACCAACAATCCTTTTTTGCGGAGGTTCTGCTATGACGGAATTTCAGTATGGCGATTACCGCTTTCCGTTCAGTGATACCTGGAATATTCCGGCGTCCCAAGATTGTCAACGAATAACACCTGAACCACAGGGGGGAATGGTTCCAGCATATATCCCAGACGATAATATGCTGGAAGGTCGGACTATGGGTCAGTTCATCATACTCCCCAACGGTCTATTTTTATTGGTAAATGGGGGCCTTAATGGTACGGCTGGCTACTCATCGAATGGAACATTGACTACCCCCGACGTTTCGCAAATGCCATTCGGGCAATCTCTGGCCTCTGGGCCTGTTGGTACTCCGGCTATTTATGACCCCAATGCTCCTGCGGGTAGTAGATGGTCGAATGAAGGGCTTTCGACATCCAGTATTGCGCGACTGTATCACTCTTCTGCAATTTTACTGCCAGACGCTTCTGTCCTGATAGCGGGGTCAAACCCTAATATTGATGTCAACTTGACGACCATTTACCCTACACAATATCAAGCAGAAATTTTCTACCCACCCTACTTTTCTGCACCTACTCGACCTGTGCCATCCGGCGTACCGACAACTTTGTCCTACGGAGGCGATCCATTTGACATTGCTATTTCGGCGAATTCGTACACAGGTACCGCGAACGATGCTGCTAATTCAACGACTGTTGTTGTGACACGAGGAGGCTTCACTACTCATGCTATGAATATGGGTCAGCGATTGCTTCAGCTGAACAACACGTTTACCGTTAACAGTGACGGTACTTTTACATTGCATGTCGCTCAGCTTCCACCAAATCCCAACTTGTTCCAACCTGGACCAGCATTCCTCTTCGTGAACATTCACGGTATACCCAGTAATGGCACCTATCTGATCGTAGGCAACGGACAAATCGGCGCGCAACCTTTAGCACCACTTAGTGTTTTGCCTGATAGCGTATTTCTTGATTCTACGACTGGTTCGAACTCGACGACAAGCAGCGATGGTTCTACCCCCGCCAAGAAAACCAATTTAGCTGCGATCATAGGAGGCGTAGTCGCAACTATCGCAGTACTGGGTGTAATCGTCTCTGCCGTCAGCATATGCACGACACGAGAAAAGCGGCAGCCTGTGCCAACGGTTTCGTATCCAATCGCTCAAGGGACTAATAGATTTGGAAGTGGGCTACCCAGTGGCGGTGGAGATACGATGAGGTCAGAAAGGAGTGCGCTTTTCCCTCTGCAACAACAGCCCAATGATAGCTATGGGTGGAACCCAAGCACAACTTCTAACTACCAGCAGCCATATTCTGACGCTGCCAGCCATCAGCCAAATTATGAGTATGACCCATATGCGAGCAGTCCTTATCCTGCGTTTAGACAGGCCCCTAAAAATGGGGGTCCACCGTACAGGTTTTGA
- a CDS encoding Lipase 1, which translates to MLLKELLSLASLLALAKAAPAGAPTVKLDSGTFIGVNDGSVQKFLGIPFAQPPVGDLRYRLPQAIPPYNGSHDATKFGPSCGQQAIDLPIVQGLVADAADFLVNSIFGQIFPDSEDCLTLNVVKPAGATSTSKLPVLVWIFGGGFELGGTSMYDGGLVVSRSIALGSPVIYVSMNYRLSGFGFLPGKEVKAAGVGNLGLQDQQEAFRWVQKYITQFGGDPTKVTIWGESAGAISVSLHMLSNGGNPGGLFRAAFMESGAPIPVGDITNGQKYYDALVADTGCSGASDTLACLRTIPFTDLKAAINKSPGIFAFQSLNLAWLPRTDGVFLTENPQALVQQGKVANIPFITGNCDDEGTLFSLSTLNLTTDAQVIDYIKNVFFPGVTDDQLSQLATLYPSDILQGSPFDTGILNALTPQFKRIAAFQGDGVFQAPRRWLLNNVVPKNPNVWAFVSKRLKALPVLGSVHGSDLLNVYGGGEMQDYLIRFATNLNPNSNSLLSFQWPKYELKNRQLLTFLDGLIPLAITADTYRQAAMNFLTTVTLANPV; encoded by the exons ATGCTCCTGAAGGAACTACTTAGCCTTGCCTCTCTATTGGCGTTGGCCAAAGCCGCGCCCGCTGGTGCACCAACTGTGAAGCTTGACAGTGGTACCTTTATCGGGGTGAACGATGGCTCAGTTCAGAAATTTCTAGGCATCCCATTCGCACAACCTCC TGTTGGAGACTTGCGATACCGTTTACCACAGGCAATTCCTCCTTACAACGGATCGCACGATGCAACAAAATTCGGCCCTTCATGTGGACAACAAGCAATCGACTTGCCCATTGTCCAGGGGCTGGTGGCCGACGCAGCAGACTTTTTGGTTAATTCTATCTTTGGCCAAATATTTCCTGACTCAGAGGATT GCCTGACATTGAACGTTGTCAAACCTGCTGGTGCGACTTCGACATCCAAACTCCCCGTTCTAGTA TGGATTTTCGGAG GTGGGTTTGAACTTGGCGGCACGTCGAT GTATGACGGTGGTTTGGTGGTGTCCCGATCTATCGCGTTGGGGAGCCCTGTTATATATGTCAGCATGAACTACAG GCTTAGTGGTTTTGGGTTCTTACCAGGGAAGGAAGTAAAAGCTGCCGGTGTTGGAAATCTAGGTCTGCAAGATC AACAGGAGGCATTTAGATGGGTTCAAAAATATATCACCCAGTTTGGAGGTGATCCAACCAAAGTGACAAT ATGGGGAGAATCAGCGGGAGCAATCTCTGTATCTCTGCACATGCTCTCAAATGGAGGAAATCCAGGTGGCTTATTCCGAGCAGCGTTTATGGAATCCGGTGCTCCTATACCCGTCGGCGATATAACTAATGGGCAGAAATATTACGATGCCCTCGTTGCAGATACCGGATGCTCCGGTGCTAGTGACACTCTAGCATGCCTGCGGACGATACCATTTACAGACCTTAAGGCTGCGATCAACAAGTCGCCGGGGATTTTCGCTTTCCAA TCTTTGAATCTTGCTTGGCTTCCTCGTACCGACGGGGTCTTCTTGACCGAAAATCCACAAGCATTAGTCCAGCAAGGCAAAGTGGCAAATATTCCGTTCATAACTG GAAACTGCGACGACGAAGGAACTCTGTTTTCTTTATCAACGCTGAACTTGAC GACGGACGCTCAAGTCATCGACTACATAAAAAATGTTTTCTTCCCCGGTGTAACCGACGATCAATTAAGCCAACTTGCTACCTTATACCCCTCTGATATCCTCCAAGGATCTCCATTTGACACTGGTATCCTAAACGCGTTGACGCCGCAATTCAAAAGGATCGCGGCCTTCCAAGGCGATGGGGTGTTCCAAGCACCTCGGAGATGGTTGTTAAATAATGTGGTTCCGAAGAACCCAAATGTATGGGCATTCG TCAGTAAGCGGTTGAAAGCATTGCCAGTTTTAGGGTCG GTACACGGATCCGACCTTCTGAATGTTTATGGCGGTGGAGAGATGCAGGATTACCTCATTCGTTTCGCCACTAATCTGAACCCCAACTCGAACAGTTTGCTGAGCTTCCAATGGCCCAAGTATGAACTCAAGAATCGACAGCTTCTGACATTCTTGGACGGCCTTATTCCATTGGCAATCACAGCTGATACATATAGGCAGGCTGCCATGAACTTTTTGACAACTGTGACACTTGCAAACCCCGTTTGA
- a CDS encoding Esterase LipI, which produces MASFRLENNRKEIEAIERETFSYGPLEVHKLDVYYPPVEPDSVTPVLIFFYGGGFTSGSRSSPPSNLVYNNLGAFFASRGVLTVIPEYRLVPLITYPQGAEDVQEAIKWVAERFNRSVDSNGVDLPRRRRLFVMGHSAGGVHLASVMLNATLFAPIAPVIRGWVLVGVPVLIPPQGRPGFSAAAIQYYGSVQAIKRYQPLGLLKSCTVQDPDYVGRLPPLRSLTAASESRYIRKGMQAFAEEYKGKGGMTEQIMLEGHDHLSTVLALSTGSGEEWGVQLVQWMMSPLDEPPPVDK; this is translated from the exons ATGGCTTCATTTCGC CTCGAAAACAATCGCAAGGAGATCGAAGCTATAGAGAGAGAAACGTTTAGCTATGGACCACTCGAAGTGCACAAG CTTGACGTATATTACCCTCCAGTAGAACCAGACTCAGTGACCCCTGTgttgatatttttctatGGAGGCGGGTTCACCAGTGGCTCGCGTTCGTCGCCGCCTTCGAATCTAGTCTACAACAACCTTGGCGCGTTCTTCGCCTCGCGCGGTGTGCTCACTGTCATACCGGAATACCGCCTCGTTCCGTTAATTACATATCCGCAGGGTGCAGAAGACGTGCAAGAAGCTATTAAATGGGTAGCTGAGAGGTTCAACCGTTCGGTGGACAGTAACGGCGTAGATTTGCCGAGGCGGCGGCGACTATTCGTCATGGGCCACTCAGCAGGAGGTGTGCACCTTGCAAGTGTCATGCTCAACGCAACTCTCTTCGCGCCCATCGCGCCCGTGATTCGGGGATGGGTGCTTGTGGGTGTGCCGGTTCTCATTCCCCCACAGGGACGGCCGGGCTTTTCGGCTGCTGCGATTCAGTATTATGGCAGTGTGCAAGCGATCAAAAGATATCAGCCGTTGGGGCTGTTGAAAAGCTGCACCGTTCAGGATCCTGACTACGTTGGGAGGTTGCCGCCGCTGCGCTCGCTGACAGCCGCTAGTGAGTCGAGATACATTAGGAAGGGTATGCAGGCGTTTGCGGAGGAGTACAAAGGGAAGGGAGGAATGACAGAGCAGATTATGCTTGAGGGGCATGATCATCTCAGTACTGTGCTCGCACTTTCAACAGGAAGTGGTGAGGAATGGGGTGTTCAGTTGGTTCAATGGATGATGAGTCCATTAGATGAACCTCCTCCTGTCGACAAATAA